The Shewanella mesophila genome contains the following window.
TGCAGCTAGATTTCATCATCTAGGTTTCAGCGTGGCTCCCGAAACGCTCACTTTAATGCAACAGATAGCCCAAAGCGGTGAGCTCGAAGCACTAACACCTGAGCGCGTCTTTCTTGAACTCGATAAAGCCCTGACCACGCAATCACCACAGATCTTTTTTGAGGTATTAAGGCAAACTCAGAGTTTAGCTATTTTGTTTCCCGAAATAGACGCGCTATTTGGTATCCCGCAACCAGAAAAATGGCATCCGGAAATCGATACGGGCATCCACACCCTAATGGTATTAGAACAAGCTGCTATGCTATCACCCGATCGCGCCATTCGTTTTGCAGCACTAGTTCATGATTTAGGTAAAGCGCTCTCCCCCAAAGAACACTGGCCAAAACATCATGGGCATGGACAAAAAGGACTCGCACCAATCAGAGCGCTTTGTGAACGTATTCGAGTACCTAACGAATATCGAGACCTTGCCCTTTTAGTGAGCGATCAACACCAAAACATACACCAAGCCTTCGAACTAAAACCGCAAACGATCATAAAAATATTCGATAAAGCCGATCTTTGGCGCAAACCGCAGCGCCTCGCTCAGTTGCTCATCGCCTGTGAAGCCGATATCAAAGGCAGAACCGGTTTTGAACAAAAGAATTATCCACAAGCCCAATACCTAAAAGATTGTTTTGACGCGGCTGTTAGTGTGGCAATTAAACCCATTATTGATGCCGGCTTCAAAGGCGCGGACATCAAAGCTGAACTTCAACGTCAACGTATTGAAATATTGACTGAATATAAAAAATCTACTCAAAAAATATGAACAATGATAATTAA
Protein-coding sequences here:
- a CDS encoding multifunctional CCA addition/repair protein, which translates into the protein MKIYLVGGAVRDQLLQIPIKDRDYMVVGATQQQMLDLGYNQVGKDFPVFLHPKTQQEYALARTERKTAAGYNGFSCNAAPDVTIEEDLLRRDLTINAIAQDEDGTLVDPYGGQQDIENRLLRHVSDAFTEDPLRVLRVARFAARFHHLGFSVAPETLTLMQQIAQSGELEALTPERVFLELDKALTTQSPQIFFEVLRQTQSLAILFPEIDALFGIPQPEKWHPEIDTGIHTLMVLEQAAMLSPDRAIRFAALVHDLGKALSPKEHWPKHHGHGQKGLAPIRALCERIRVPNEYRDLALLVSDQHQNIHQAFELKPQTIIKIFDKADLWRKPQRLAQLLIACEADIKGRTGFEQKNYPQAQYLKDCFDAAVSVAIKPIIDAGFKGADIKAELQRQRIEILTEYKKSTQKI